In the Quercus lobata isolate SW786 chromosome 5, ValleyOak3.0 Primary Assembly, whole genome shotgun sequence genome, one interval contains:
- the LOC115989551 gene encoding putative disease resistance protein RGA3, giving the protein MWEIGNLWAFRFINKAGKKNIASPLFLSLLLLLEDIQFNSTSSSLFRLLSCLVSKQFKQALSKAPTTFQILSFFHLLSIKLPTPTASMAGVLVSALLEQLTSIAVGEAEQEIKLVVGVDQEVRKLEDNLRMIQAVLEDAETRQMTEAAVKLWLGKLKDTFYLMDDVLDEWNTELIKARIQEEEKEEEIAESSHARKKTKVSFSMIPSPSSWLRPVHKLSMHDSFAHEIKDLSGKLDELFKERVGFGFELNRGTKVVERPTTTSLVDVSKICGRGKEREELVSILLGEDCQEEKSPHVISLIGMGGMGKTTLAQLAYNNDDVQAHFEMRIWVCVSDPFDQIRVAKAIVESIVGQSPNITQLQNLVNRICDLIRGKKFFLVLDDVWSEKPNDWEPFELALRCGAQGSRILITTRKEGVAKMVNSAYTMNLEVLSNEDSWLICSQMASVDKDDEQLGKLGRELANKCKGLPLAAKILGSVMGSQRSRQKWKTILDSNLWELEDVQNGVLGPFLFSYNELPSAIKQCFLYCANFPKDYLFSRNELVYQWMAQGYSGSKSNMEDMGERYFEKLVMHAFFQDFEKDNNDDDNKIIRCKMHDMVHDFALSMTKNECFTIDVDKVLEIDWKSARHLTFKFIKGTQFPISIYDAKNLRTLFFRNSSMVFSSDLFQHLTCLRSLNLKHTSFEKLPNEVEKLKHLRLLNLSGCSEITELPEMLCNLCNLQTLDISDCDKIKKLPQGMGKLIKLRHLLIDYCIELTVPFPKGFGRLGDLRTLKKFIIGGIDNIGECKLGELKNLVHLKGSLEIGGLENVTDVQEAENAQLKNKIHLRKLRLHFGGRAKNRRGEIDELVLNALEPHPELESLWIYGYGGTGYPNWVMSLTILKKLKLESWGKLEQLPPLGKLRFLESLVIEGAKSMKKVGVEFLGIESNRKKDEEKGSTSTSSLILFPNLKSLCFEIMKEWEEWDGMGESGVSESVLIMPRLQVFIIVGCPKLKSLPNFLEKTSLEKLTVDCGISNWMTLATLSGLKTLSLDLKNNVEHLPPLGKLLLLESLHIGFGDRVKKVGVEFLGIEEEFNNNKKIDDEKGWTSSSSSSSLVLFPNLKSLQFWEMEEWEEWDGIGGTMREEEAQESGFTITIMPRLQFLYIYQCPKLKSLPDFLPTTPLKKLKIWYSPILSECCKAEIGDQWPKISHIPNIDID; this is encoded by the exons ATGTGGGAAATTGGGAATCTTTGGGCCTTTCGGTTCATTAATAAAGcaggaaagaaaaatatagcatcacctctttttctatctcttcttcttcttcttgaagaCATTCAGTTTAACTCTAcatcttcctctctttttcgTCTACTTTCGTGTTTAgtttctaaacaatttaaacaGGCACTATCAAAGGCTCCAACAACTTTTCAGATTCTATCTTTT TTTCATCTATTATCTATTAAACTTCCAACTCCCACTGCAAGTATGGCCGGGGTTCTAGTTTCTGCTCTCTTGGAGCAGTTGACTTCAATTGCTGTTGGGGAGGCGGAACAAGAGATAAAGTTGGTCGTGGGTGTTGACCAAGAAGTCCGGAAGCTCGAAGACAATCTCCGAATGATCCAGGCGGTGCTCGAAGATGCTGAGACAAGACAAATGACCGAGGCAGCTGTGAAGCTTTGGTTAGGAAAGCTCAAAGACACATTCTACCTGATGGACGACGTGTTGGATGAGTGGAACACTGAATTGATCAAAGCAAGGATCCAGGAagaggagaaagaagaagagattgcTGAAAGCTCTCATGCTCGGAAGAAGACGAAGGTAAGCTTCTCTATGATCCCTTCCCCTTCATCATGGCTCCGTCCAGTTCATAAACTTAGTATGCATGACAGCTTTGCTCACGAAATAAAAGACCTGAGTGGAAAGTTAGATGAGCTTTTTAAAGAGAGAGTCGGTTTCGGGTTTGAGTTGAATAGGGGTACTAAAGTAGTTGAGCGACCAACAACTACCTCCCTTGTTGATGTGTCTAAAATTTGCGGTCGTGGTAAGGAAAGGGAGGAGCTAGTGAGCATCCTCTTGGGCGAGGATTGCCAAGAAGAAAAGAGCCCCCATGTCATCTCCTTAATAGGCATGGGAGGTATGGGAAAAACGACTCTTGCCCAACTAGCTTACAATAATGATGATGTGCAGGCCCATTTTGAAATGCGAATATGGGTATGTGTTTCTGATCCTTTTGATCAGATTAGGGTTGCCAAGGCAATTGTTGAATCTATTGTAGGTCAATCCCCTAACATTACCCAATTGCAAAATCTAGTAAATAGAATTTGTGATTTGATAAGAGGAAAGAAGTTTTTTCTTGTCTTAGATGATGTGTGGtctgaaaaacccaatgattgggaGCCATTCGAACTTGCACTCAGATGTGGGGCTCAAGGTAGTAGAATTTTGATCACCACACGTAAGGAGGGAGTTGCAAAGATGGTAAATAGTGCTTATACCATGAATTTGGAGGTACTGTCTAACGAAGACAGCTGGTTGATATGCAGTCAAATGGCATCTGTTGACAAAGACGATGAGCAACTAGGAAAACTTGGTCGAGAACTAGCAAATAAGTGTAAGGGCTTGCCACTAGCTGCAAAGATTCTAGGGAGTGTCATGGGCAGCCAAAGAAGTAGGCAAAAATGGAAGACTATTTTGGACAGTAATTTATGGGAATTAGAAGATGTTCAAAATGGTGTTTTAGGACCATTCTTATTTAGTTATAATGAATTGCCGTCAGCAATAAAACAATGCTTCTTGTATTGTGCTAACTTTCCAAAGGATTATCTCTTTTCTAGAAATGAGTTGGTTTACCAATGGATGGCACAAGGATATTCTGGCTCGAAATCTAATATGGAGGATATGGGAGAAAGGTACTTTGAAAAATTAGTTATGCACGCCTTCTTCCAAGATTTTGAGAAAGAcaacaatgatgatgataataagaTAATAAGATGCAAAATGCATGATATGGTGCATGACTTTGCCCTATCAATGACAAAAAATGAATGCTTCACAATTGATGTTGACAAAGTGTTGGAGATAGATTGGAAAAGTGCTCGCCATTTgacattcaaatttattaaggGAACACAATTTCCAATATCCATCTATGATGCAAAAAATCTACGgactcttttttttagaaattcaaGTATGGTCTTCTCATCTGATTTATTCCAGCATTTGACATGCCTCCGGTCATTGAATTTGAAACATACTTCCTTTGAGAAACTTCCAAATGAAgtggaaaaattaaaacatttaagATTGCTCAATTTATCAGGTTGTTCTGAAATTACAGAATTACCTGAAATGTTGtgtaatttatgtaatttacaAACTTTGGATATTAGTGATTGtgataaaattaagaaattaccCCAAGGAATGggtaaattaattaaattaagacatCTTCTTATTGATTATTGTATTGAATTGACCGTACCCTTTCCAAAAGGGTTTGGAAGATTGGGTGATCTCAGAACATTAAAGAAATTCATAATAGGTGGTATAGACAATATTGGGGAATGTAAACTTGGAGAGTTGAAGAATCTAGTCCACCTTAAAGGGTCTCTTGAGATAGGAGGCCTGGAAAACGTAACAGATGTACAAGAGGCTGAAAATGCACAACTAAAAAATAAGATACACCTCCGTAAGTTGAGATTACATTTTGGTGGGCGAGCTAAGAATAGAAGAGGGGAGATTGATGAATTAGTTCTTAATGCGTTGGAGCCACATCCAGAGTTGGAGAGTTTATGGATTTATGGGTACGGGGGTACAGGGTATCCTAATTGGGTGATGTCTTTGACCATTTTGAAAAAGCTTAAGCTTGAGTCATGGGGTAAGTTAGAGCAATTGCCTCCTCTGGGGAAGCTGCGTTTCCTCGAATCATTAGTGATAGAAGGTGCGAAAAGTATGAAAAAGGTGGGTGTTGAATTTTTGGGAATAGAATCCAATAGGAAGAAGGATGAGGAGAAGGgatcaacatcaacatcatcactTATCTTATTCCCTAATTTGAAATCTCTCTGTTTTGAGATTATGAAAGAGTGGGAAGAATGGGATGGGATGGGAGAAAGTGGTGTTTCAGAATCAGTTTTAATTATGCCACGTCTTCAGGTTTTCATAATTGTTGGGTGCCCAAAGCTAAAGTCACTGCCCAACTTCCTCGAGAAAACTTCGTTAGAGAAATTGACTGTCGATTGTGGAATTTCCAATTGGATGACATTGGCAACATTATCTGGATTGAAAACACTTAGTCTCGATCTGAAGAACAACGTAGAGCATTTGCCCCCTTTGGGGAAGCTGCTGTTGCTCGAATCATTACACATAGGGTTTGGCGATAGAGTGAAAAAGGTGGGCGTTGAATTTTTGGGAATAGAAGAAGaattcaacaacaacaagaagataGACGACGAGAAGGGATGgacatcatcatcttcttcttcttcgcttGTCTTATTCCCTAATTTAAAGTCTCTTCAATTTTGGGAGATGGAAGAGTGGGAAGAATGGGATGGGATTGGAGGAACaatgagagaagaagaagcacaaGAAAGTGGTTTTACTATCACTATTATGCCACGTCTTCAGTTTTTGTATATTTATCAATGCCCCAAGCTGAAGTCGCTGCCAGACTTCCTTCCTACAACTCCCTTGAAGAAACTGAAGATCTGGTATAGTCCAATTCTCAGTGAATGTTGCAAAGCAGAGATAGGAGATCAATGGCCCAAGATTTCTCACATACCCAACATCGACATTGATTAG